From Acidobacteriota bacterium, a single genomic window includes:
- a CDS encoding iron-sulfur cluster insertion protein ErpA has product MVTVTDVAADKIKTMIEDQENPDLGLRVMISGGGCSGFQYKLAFDKNATDNDQII; this is encoded by the coding sequence ATGGTCACCGTTACGGACGTCGCCGCCGACAAGATCAAAACCATGATCGAGGACCAGGAAAATCCGGATCTAGGACTGCGCGTCATGATCTCCGGCGGGGGATGTTCCGGCTTTCAGTACAAGCTTGCTTTCGACAAGAACGCGACCGACAACGACCAGATCATCG